One region of Cyanobium sp. M30B3 genomic DNA includes:
- a CDS encoding type II toxin-antitoxin system VapC family toxin, whose amino-acid sequence MIYLDTSVVVALLTPEERSASALDWFEQCREPLTSSDWLITETHSALGIKQRHHGLSPQARQAAGEQFERLLQSGVELRSLERDRFRQAAELLEDPALGLRAGDALHLAVALYSHCTQLASFDGRMLQAAASLGMRPALESSTNHSRQGLQREAELRGHQG is encoded by the coding sequence ATGATCTACCTCGATACAAGCGTGGTGGTGGCGCTGCTGACCCCGGAGGAGCGCAGCGCATCCGCCCTCGACTGGTTTGAGCAGTGCCGCGAACCCCTGACCAGCAGCGACTGGTTGATCACCGAGACCCACAGCGCCCTAGGCATCAAGCAGCGCCATCACGGTCTCAGCCCCCAGGCCCGCCAGGCCGCCGGGGAGCAGTTCGAGCGCCTGCTGCAGAGTGGTGTGGAACTGCGCTCGCTCGAACGCGATCGCTTCCGTCAGGCAGCCGAGCTGCTTGAGGATCCAGCCCTCGGCCTCCGTGCCGGTGATGCGCTGCATCTGGCGGTGGCGCTGTACAGCCACTGCACCCAGCTGGCCAGCTTCGATGGCCGGATGCTGCAAGCCGCAGCCTCCCTGGGGATGAGGCCAGCACTGGAGTCATCCACCAACCATTCAAGGCAAGGTCTCCAGAGGGAAGCTGAACTTAGGGGGCATCAAGGCTGA